A window from Ignavibacteriota bacterium encodes these proteins:
- a CDS encoding outer membrane protein transport protein: MKKYLTTLYLIILSFSNFYSSGFQINEQGSRAMGLGGAFTGLANDPSAIYFNPAGITQLYGTHFIGGATLILPSSTFRGPYPSISETKMESQVFNPIHLYATHQVFDKFFLGVGVGNNYGLGTKWDENWVGRFMTVQTEIRTFFFNAVASYKIMEEVSVGFGYVFAYGDVLINRKINLTPFNSEPSLNLEGTGYGAGFTAGIFVHPIKAISLGLSFRSQVKFDFEGDAIPSEYSSQFEGLLPNGKITAPLTTPQNITLGVAIRPLNNFTLTADYQYVGWDSYDKLEVQFEEFIDSETGELLVSTSDRLYDNGFIARIGAEYNYSKSLAVRGGFLYDRNPVSDERLDPTLPDSDRLGFNFGGTLNLNENIALEAAYMFLRFDEREITNSAENYSGIENSISPMNGMYNSIAHLFSVTLAYKF; encoded by the coding sequence GTGAAAAAATATCTTACAACTTTATATTTAATTATTCTTTCATTCTCAAATTTTTATTCCAGCGGATTTCAAATTAACGAACAAGGCTCAAGAGCAATGGGATTAGGCGGAGCGTTTACCGGATTAGCAAATGATCCATCAGCAATTTATTTTAATCCTGCAGGTATTACTCAACTATACGGCACACATTTTATTGGCGGAGCAACATTAATTCTTCCAAGTTCAACTTTTAGAGGTCCCTATCCATCAATTTCGGAAACGAAAATGGAATCTCAAGTTTTTAATCCAATTCACTTATATGCTACACATCAAGTTTTTGATAAATTTTTTCTTGGTGTTGGAGTTGGCAATAATTACGGACTTGGTACAAAATGGGATGAAAATTGGGTTGGCAGATTTATGACGGTTCAAACCGAAATTAGAACATTCTTTTTCAACGCAGTTGCTTCATACAAAATTATGGAAGAAGTTTCTGTTGGTTTTGGATACGTTTTTGCTTACGGAGATGTATTGATAAATAGAAAAATTAATTTAACACCTTTTAACAGTGAACCATCTTTGAATTTAGAAGGTACAGGTTATGGAGCAGGATTTACAGCAGGAATTTTTGTTCATCCAATAAAAGCAATTTCACTTGGGTTGTCATTTAGAAGTCAAGTAAAATTTGATTTTGAAGGTGATGCAATTCCTTCAGAATATTCTTCACAATTTGAAGGTTTGCTTCCAAATGGAAAAATTACTGCACCATTAACAACTCCGCAAAATATTACTCTTGGGGTTGCAATTAGACCTTTGAATAATTTTACATTAACCGCAGATTATCAATATGTTGGCTGGGATAGTTATGATAAACTTGAAGTTCAGTTTGAAGAATTTATTGATTCTGAAACCGGTGAACTACTTGTTTCAACTTCAGATAGATTATATGATAATGGTTTTATTGCTAGAATCGGAGCAGAATATAATTACAGTAAATCTTTAGCTGTTCGCGGTGGGTTTCTATATGATCGAAATCCGGTTTCTGATGAAAGATTAGACCCAACTTTACCGGATTCCGATAGATTGGGATTTAATTTTGGTGGAACTTTAAATCTTAATGAAAATATAGCATTGGAAGCTGCATATATGTTTTTAAGATTTGATGAAAGAGAAATTACAAATTCTGCAGAAAATTATAGCGGTATTGAAAATAGTATTTCACCAATGAACGGGATGTATAATTCAATTGCACATTTATTTTCAGTTACATTGGCTTATAAATTTTAA
- a CDS encoding acetyl-CoA carboxylase biotin carboxylase subunit: MSYFKKILIANRGEIAVRITNACREMGITSATIYSDADKNSLHVRSADEAYRIGASPSSDSYLNIDKVIEIATKINADAIHPGYGFLSENFEFIKKVTEKGIKFIGPNFHSVKLMGNKTAARKLMIENGIPIVPGTIDPIKNISEAENIANEIGFPIMIKASAGGGGKGMRKISSLAELQKGIEFAQNEAQKAFGDSSVYIEKFIVNPKHIEVQILADECGNYVHLFERECSVQRRHQKVLEEAPSGSLTNELRKKVTDIAIKAAQAADYFNAGTIEFLYDQKENFYFLEMNTRLQVEHPVTEMITGIDVVKEQIKIAAGEKLSVTQDEIYFNGHAIECRIYAEDVDNNFAPSTGKILHHRLPSGNGVRVDRGIDILSDVSIYYDPMLSKLITWGKNRNEAIERMKRALGEYQIAGVKTNINFFNWILENEIFLNSTFDNNFLDNHFLTLQKNEWRKDVNQKYKEISAILSAYLKFGNNNLKPSKNCISTNNNWSNQNYE; encoded by the coding sequence TTGTCATATTTCAAAAAAATATTAATTGCAAATCGCGGTGAAATTGCGGTGAGAATAACTAATGCTTGCAGAGAAATGGGAATTACGTCTGCAACAATTTATTCGGATGCTGATAAAAATTCTCTTCATGTTAGATCTGCTGATGAAGCTTACAGAATAGGTGCATCGCCAAGTTCGGATTCTTATTTAAATATTGATAAAGTTATTGAAATTGCGACTAAAATAAATGCTGATGCAATTCATCCAGGGTACGGATTTCTTTCGGAAAATTTTGAATTTATAAAAAAAGTTACTGAAAAAGGAATAAAATTTATTGGTCCAAATTTTCACTCTGTTAAGTTAATGGGAAACAAAACTGCCGCAAGAAAATTAATGATTGAAAACGGAATTCCAATTGTGCCGGGAACTATTGATCCAATTAAAAATATTTCTGAAGCTGAAAATATTGCAAATGAAATTGGGTTTCCGATAATGATAAAAGCTTCAGCTGGCGGTGGTGGGAAAGGCATGAGAAAAATTTCTTCACTAGCTGAATTACAAAAGGGAATAGAATTTGCACAAAATGAAGCTCAGAAAGCTTTTGGAGATTCTTCGGTTTATATTGAAAAATTTATTGTAAATCCGAAACACATTGAAGTGCAAATTTTAGCAGATGAATGCGGAAATTATGTTCATTTATTTGAACGTGAATGTTCTGTTCAGCGAAGACATCAAAAAGTTTTAGAAGAAGCACCTTCCGGTTCGCTCACAAATGAATTACGAAAAAAAGTTACAGATATTGCAATAAAAGCAGCACAAGCCGCTGATTATTTTAATGCAGGAACAATTGAATTTTTATACGACCAAAAAGAGAATTTTTATTTTCTCGAAATGAATACAAGATTGCAAGTTGAGCATCCGGTAACCGAAATGATTACCGGAATTGATGTTGTAAAAGAACAAATTAAAATTGCTGCTGGAGAAAAATTATCTGTTACTCAAGATGAAATATATTTTAATGGACATGCAATTGAGTGTAGAATTTATGCAGAAGATGTTGACAACAATTTTGCTCCATCAACTGGGAAAATATTGCATCATAGATTGCCATCCGGAAACGGAGTTAGAGTTGATAGAGGAATTGATATTCTTTCAGATGTTTCAATTTATTACGATCCAATGCTTTCAAAATTAATTACTTGGGGAAAAAATCGTAATGAAGCAATAGAAAGGATGAAAAGAGCACTTGGGGAATATCAAATTGCCGGTGTTAAAACCAATATTAATTTTTTCAATTGGATTTTAGAAAACGAGATTTTTTTGAATTCGACATTTGACAATAATTTTTTAGATAATCATTTTTTAACATTGCAGAAGAATGAATGGCGTAAAGATGTAAATCAAAAATATAAAGAGATTTCAGCAATTCTTAGCGCATACTTAAAGTTTGGAAATAATAATTTAAAACCATCAAAAAATTGTATTTCAACAAATAATAATTGGTCAAATCAAAATTATGAATGA
- a CDS encoding endonuclease MutS2, with amino-acid sequence MINNSVLEKIEYSKVLHYISNYAATEFGKIQIQSQLPFSEKESAIKKGKLISEAKEILINYEYPPINYLPNLQKILIQSKVLGTVLKKEDIIKIFELAQISRKILSFLKSNSTNSELFNKYSNLFFVDKNFEALFSKIFSETGEVRDSASPKLNEIRKEIIKKNSILTNVVEKILKDLSNSYLVQEEYITQREGRLVIPVKAEHKRHVKGFIHSESNTGQTVYIEPEQTLELNNEILSLIFAEKREVERILRELTVIIGKNSDSLLLAFDAITDLDNIFANAKYSLEIIGTFPQINSNRKIKIIDGRHPILLKKIGRENTVPLNFNFDKNNITIITGPNAGGKTVVLKTIGLLSLLVKSGIHIPVHPDSEFMFFENIMMDIGDEQSLEDDLSTFSSHLRNIKNILENADENSLILIDEIGTGTDPSEGTALATSFLIKLSELNSIVVTTTHHGNLKIIASELEHFQNASMEYDIENLLPTYKFRQGIPGSSYAFEVATKIGLEKNIIDLAKEHLDSNKFKVENFIAELENKSHQLNKKLNQLEIENSRLQGLTSLYERENQKLKEQKEKILKETKQKAEEFLNDVNSKFENTIKKIKESNADKKVIIEEKQKIAEIKNFTKINFEIPQNEIHSKEKFEVNDYVLIKDSGTSGEIVEIDNEKNIITIDTGKLRIKVKSKNLIHTKKNKDEKSELINSFMLNSVESSRFDIRGKKPEEIEFELIKFIDDAFLSNLKNVEIIHGKGTGVLRETVHQILKNHEMVLSFELANADFGGAGTTFVKLK; translated from the coding sequence ATGATAAATAATTCTGTTTTAGAAAAAATTGAGTATAGTAAAGTTTTACACTACATTTCAAACTATGCAGCAACAGAGTTTGGGAAAATTCAAATTCAATCACAATTACCTTTTTCGGAAAAAGAATCGGCAATCAAAAAAGGTAAATTAATTTCTGAAGCCAAAGAAATTTTAATCAATTATGAATATCCTCCTATAAATTATCTGCCAAATCTTCAAAAGATTTTGATACAAAGTAAAGTTTTAGGTACAGTTTTAAAGAAGGAAGATATAATTAAAATTTTTGAACTTGCGCAGATTTCAAGAAAAATTTTATCATTCTTAAAATCAAATTCAACTAATTCAGAATTATTTAACAAATATTCAAATTTGTTTTTTGTCGATAAAAATTTCGAAGCACTTTTTTCCAAAATTTTTAGCGAAACCGGAGAAGTGAGAGATTCTGCAAGTCCTAAATTAAATGAAATAAGAAAAGAAATAATTAAAAAGAATTCGATTCTAACTAATGTTGTTGAAAAAATTCTAAAAGATTTAAGCAATTCATATTTAGTTCAAGAAGAATACATTACACAGCGTGAAGGTAGATTAGTAATCCCCGTAAAAGCTGAGCATAAGCGCCACGTAAAAGGATTTATTCATTCAGAATCAAATACTGGACAAACTGTTTACATTGAACCGGAACAAACACTTGAACTTAATAACGAAATTTTATCTTTAATTTTTGCAGAGAAAAGGGAAGTAGAAAGAATTTTGCGTGAATTGACAGTAATAATAGGTAAAAATTCCGATTCATTACTTTTAGCATTTGATGCAATAACCGATCTTGATAATATTTTTGCAAATGCAAAATATTCTCTTGAAATAATTGGAACATTTCCGCAAATAAATTCGAATAGAAAAATTAAAATTATTGATGGTCGCCATCCAATTTTGTTAAAAAAAATTGGAAGAGAAAATACAGTTCCTCTTAATTTTAATTTTGATAAAAACAATATTACAATTATTACGGGACCAAATGCTGGCGGAAAAACTGTAGTTTTAAAAACAATAGGTTTACTTTCACTTCTTGTAAAATCGGGAATTCATATTCCGGTTCATCCCGATTCTGAATTTATGTTTTTTGAAAATATCATGATGGATATTGGTGATGAACAATCGCTTGAAGATGATCTTTCGACATTTAGTTCTCATCTTAGAAATATTAAAAATATTTTAGAAAATGCAGATGAAAATTCGCTTATTTTAATTGATGAAATCGGAACCGGAACTGATCCAAGTGAGGGAACTGCTCTTGCAACTTCATTTTTAATAAAATTATCTGAATTAAATTCAATAGTTGTTACAACAACTCATCACGGAAATTTAAAAATTATCGCTTCAGAATTAGAGCATTTTCAAAATGCATCAATGGAATATGATATTGAAAATTTGCTCCCAACTTATAAATTTCGACAAGGAATTCCTGGTTCGAGTTATGCTTTTGAAGTTGCAACAAAAATTGGTTTAGAAAAAAATATAATTGATTTAGCAAAAGAACATTTGGATTCTAATAAATTTAAAGTTGAAAATTTTATTGCAGAGTTGGAAAATAAATCTCATCAATTGAATAAAAAATTAAATCAGCTTGAAATTGAAAACTCAAGATTGCAAGGCTTAACAAGTTTATATGAAAGAGAAAATCAAAAATTAAAAGAACAGAAAGAAAAAATATTAAAAGAAACAAAACAAAAGGCTGAAGAATTTTTGAATGATGTAAATAGTAAATTTGAGAATACGATAAAAAAAATCAAAGAATCAAATGCAGATAAAAAAGTTATAATTGAAGAAAAACAAAAAATTGCAGAAATAAAAAATTTTACAAAAATTAATTTTGAAATTCCTCAAAATGAAATTCATTCAAAAGAAAAATTTGAAGTCAATGATTATGTGCTAATAAAAGATTCCGGAACTTCTGGTGAAATTGTTGAAATAGATAATGAAAAAAATATTATAACTATTGATACCGGAAAATTAAGAATAAAAGTAAAATCCAAAAATTTAATTCACACCAAAAAAAATAAAGATGAAAAATCTGAATTGATAAATTCATTTATGCTAAATTCTGTTGAAAGCTCGCGGTTTGATATTAGAGGGAAAAAGCCCGAAGAAATTGAATTTGAGCTAATAAAATTTATTGATGATGCTTTTTTAAGCAATTTGAAAAATGTTGAAATTATTCACGGAAAAGGAACAGGAGTTTTGCGCGAAACTGTTCATCAAATATTAAAGAACCATGAAATGGTTTTATCATTTGAATTAGCTAACGCAGATTTTGGCGGAGCAGGCACAACTTTTGTAAAATTAAAATAA
- a CDS encoding CvpA family protein, with protein sequence MNYIDYILIVIIFIGFILGYKDGLVRKLIGLLGLILGIYLAISYADVIGEKLAPIFNDETYLAKMIGGLVIFLGTILFASIIKRLVHPVDKVNKFINQLLGGITGTIQIIFFVSVFLLLLNVLNVPKQNDKDNSLLYSSIYNVTPTIIDLIIGSNFKTEGFLKDYINSKNDKEIPEDFSEPIDLDTLNSKNDK encoded by the coding sequence TTGAATTATATTGATTACATCTTAATTGTAATTATTTTTATCGGATTTATTCTTGGATATAAAGACGGATTAGTTAGAAAACTGATTGGTTTATTGGGTTTAATTCTCGGAATTTATCTTGCGATTTCTTACGCTGATGTTATTGGAGAAAAATTAGCTCCAATCTTTAACGATGAAACTTATCTTGCTAAAATGATTGGCGGGTTGGTAATTTTTTTAGGAACAATTTTGTTTGCATCAATTATTAAAAGATTGGTTCATCCGGTTGATAAAGTAAATAAATTTATCAATCAGCTTCTTGGTGGAATAACAGGAACAATTCAAATTATTTTTTTTGTAAGTGTATTTTTATTGCTGTTAAATGTTTTAAATGTTCCCAAACAGAATGATAAAGATAACTCACTTCTTTACAGTTCAATTTACAATGTAACTCCAACTATAATTGATTTAATCATTGGTTCAAATTTTAAAACTGAAGGTTTCCTTAAAGATTATATTAATAGTAAAAATGATAAAGAAATTCCCGAGGATTTTTCTGAACCAATCGATTTAGATACATTAAATTCCAAAAATGATAAATAA
- a CDS encoding GatB/YqeY domain-containing protein: protein MTLKEKINNDLKEAMKSQDKVKLNTIRSIRALILEYEKSGAVKELSPDDEIKMLSSAAKKRKDSIEQFTNAGRIDLAEKETQELEIIHSYLPKQLSQEEILEKIKIIALEIGATSKADFSKLMPAAMKNLKGLADGNEIRKIVESLLG from the coding sequence ATGACATTAAAAGAAAAGATTAATAACGATTTAAAAGAAGCGATGAAATCGCAAGATAAAGTTAAATTGAATACAATTAGATCAATTAGAGCATTAATTTTAGAATATGAAAAAAGTGGAGCTGTAAAGGAACTTTCTCCGGATGATGAAATTAAAATGTTAAGTTCTGCAGCAAAAAAAAGAAAAGATTCAATTGAGCAATTTACAAATGCCGGAAGAATTGATCTTGCTGAAAAAGAAACTCAAGAATTGGAAATAATTCACAGTTATTTACCAAAACAACTTTCGCAAGAGGAAATTTTAGAAAAAATAAAAATTATTGCTCTAGAGATTGGCGCAACTTCCAAAGCGGATTTTAGTAAACTTATGCCAGCTGCTATGAAAAATCTTAAAGGTTTAGCAGATGGAAACGAAATTAGAAAAATCGTGGAATCACTTTTAGGTTAG
- a CDS encoding biopolymer transporter ExbD, producing MKFEKSRANAKTEVSTASMPDIIFMLLLFFMVATTMREQEIFVKFVLPEAKAVQKIEDKRLVSYIWIGDNERIQIDDNIVELKEIQDIMYKKRVDIPKVIVSLRVDKNSSMGLIMDIQQSLRKADARRINYSAVGKL from the coding sequence ATGAAATTTGAAAAATCACGTGCTAATGCAAAAACTGAAGTTTCCACAGCTTCTATGCCAGACATTATTTTTATGCTTCTTCTATTCTTCATGGTTGCAACAACTATGAGAGAGCAGGAAATATTTGTTAAATTTGTTCTTCCCGAAGCAAAAGCAGTTCAAAAAATTGAGGATAAAAGACTTGTATCCTACATTTGGATTGGCGATAATGAAAGAATTCAAATTGATGATAATATTGTTGAACTAAAAGAAATTCAAGATATTATGTATAAAAAAAGAGTTGATATTCCAAAAGTTATTGTTTCATTAAGAGTTGATAAAAATTCTAGTATGGGTTTAATTATGGATATTCAACAATCTCTTAGAAAAGCTGATGCAAGAAGAATAAATTATTCTGCTGTTGGTAAACTGTAG
- a CDS encoding biopolymer transporter ExbD, protein MIADKKKTRPGGEFSAASMADITFLLLLFFLVTTNIDVDTGIGMVLPEYVPEDERIEQPLSKDRLVAILVNENGDVLLNNEIIAIPQIKDLLKERIKSKIDLPKNKKLVVSIKTDRETNYNIFIQTLDQVEIAFSEVREEYATSRWGKKVMDLTEEETDELKEKVYKVVSFAEPESIKK, encoded by the coding sequence ATGATTGCAGATAAGAAAAAAACAAGACCTGGCGGAGAGTTTTCTGCTGCTTCAATGGCAGATATAACATTCTTACTTCTCTTATTCTTTCTTGTAACAACAAATATTGATGTTGACACAGGTATTGGTATGGTTCTTCCGGAATATGTTCCAGAAGATGAAAGAATTGAACAACCGCTATCAAAAGATAGGTTAGTAGCTATTCTGGTAAATGAAAATGGCGATGTTTTGTTAAATAATGAAATTATTGCAATACCTCAAATAAAAGATTTACTAAAGGAAAGAATAAAAAGTAAAATCGATTTACCTAAAAACAAAAAATTAGTCGTATCTATAAAAACAGATAGAGAAACTAATTATAATATTTTTATCCAAACTCTTGATCAAGTTGAAATCGCTTTTTCCGAAGTTAGAGAAGAATATGCAACTTCGAGATGGGGCAAAAAAGTTATGGATTTAACTGAAGAAGAAACTGATGAACTTAAAGAAAAGGTTTATAAAGTTGTATCTTTTGCCGAACCAGAATCAATTAAGAAGTAG
- a CDS encoding MotA/TolQ/ExbB proton channel family protein, whose product MQITEIFGSITYILAQAESTSMLSYLQEKFVAGGGFMWPILGCLILGLAFSFERMWTLTRSSTNTKKFIVTVKDALKKGGVKEAMKLCENTRGSIASVFHAGLLRADEGVEAAEKAIMTYGAIEMSFLERGLVWISLFISLAPMLGFTGTVQGMIQAFDDIAAANTMSPAIVANGISVALLTTLFGLIVAMTLQFFYNFFISRIDRIVGDMEESSIELIDALYEMKK is encoded by the coding sequence ATGCAAATTACTGAAATATTTGGATCAATTACTTACATTTTGGCGCAAGCTGAATCTACCAGCATGCTTAGTTATCTACAAGAAAAATTTGTTGCTGGCGGCGGTTTCATGTGGCCAATTTTAGGATGTTTGATTTTAGGTTTAGCTTTTTCTTTTGAAAGAATGTGGACTCTTACAAGATCAAGCACAAATACAAAAAAATTCATTGTTACTGTTAAAGATGCATTGAAAAAAGGTGGAGTTAAGGAAGCAATGAAATTGTGTGAAAACACAAGGGGTTCAATAGCTTCTGTATTTCATGCTGGTTTATTAAGAGCAGATGAAGGCGTTGAAGCTGCAGAAAAAGCTATCATGACATATGGTGCAATTGAAATGAGTTTCTTAGAAAGAGGTTTGGTTTGGATTTCACTATTTATCAGTTTAGCTCCAATGCTTGGGTTTACCGGAACTGTACAAGGAATGATTCAAGCTTTTGATGATATTGCAGCTGCAAACACAATGTCTCCCGCAATTGTTGCAAACGGTATTTCTGTTGCATTGTTAACAACACTATTTGGGCTTATCGTCGCAATGACTTTACAATTTTTCTATAATTTCTTTATTTCAAGAATAGATAGAATAGTTGGCGATATGGAAGAAAGTTCAATTGAGCTTATTGATGCACTTTACGAAATGAAAAAATAA
- the polA gene encoding DNA polymerase I, producing MAKKKFVIIDAMAITYKAYFAFMSRPLQTSSGEPTSAVYGFITQLIRIIEETKPDYLAVATDSKEKTFRHEMFEGYKASRSAMPEDMIPQINRIKEIISAFRIPLYIKPGFEADDIIGTAVKLAEQNNLESFAVTPDKDYIQLVSENIKLIKTGKSNDELIITDVEKVKEELGFEPIYMIDYLALVGDSSDDIPGVAGIGPKSAQPLIQKFGHLENIYENLDKIDKVAIKNKLEQNRENAYLSKRLATIVTNVEMDFDFETKIKNPDFEKLQSIFNELEFKTLFDKVKKLYNSQSVEQVEEIQTEKKVFEKGKVNYHLITTKKGAENLASLLEKSDEFVFDTETDSLDTIDLNIAGASFCLKKGEAYFIAINPNMKNNSLFEYDLSNRLDVEIFIKIFKPIFENESIKKICQNGKYDLSVLKRYEINLKGFYFDTMLASYLLDPDQKHGMDALSEKYLNYEPIHLKDLYDVNKYPTQIFSVEPEKLNEYASEDADVTFQLYTKFKNELKNNDLDEVAYSIEFPLVPVLENMERTGVRIDKKGLNDFSIDLEKMISKSTENIYNFAGETFNINSTKQLQTLLFEKLKLKPTKKTKTGFSTDAKSLELHQGEHEIVDELLNYRQLSKLKSTYADSLPKLIHPQTGKVHTTYSQTVASTGRLSSLNPNLQNIPIRSELGKEIRKAFIPTDENYLILSADYSQIELRIMAHLSKDEALIDAFEKGEDIHRATAALVFSVKPEDVTPDMRRKAKEVNFGILYGIGAFGLAGRLGIPRSHAQEVIDTYFKTFKNVKGMMDTLIEETKKNSFAKTIIGRRRFLRNINSSNRVVRQFEERVAINMPIQGAAADLIKLAMINIHNELEKRKTKTKMILQVHDELLFDIHKNEVDELRPIIKNIMETSMKFNVPIVVDTGIGKNWLEAH from the coding sequence ATGGCAAAGAAAAAATTTGTAATTATAGATGCAATGGCAATTACTTATAAAGCGTATTTTGCTTTTATGAGCAGACCGTTGCAAACCTCAAGCGGTGAACCAACTTCTGCAGTTTACGGATTTATTACTCAACTTATAAGAATTATTGAAGAAACCAAACCGGATTATTTAGCAGTTGCAACAGATTCAAAAGAAAAAACTTTTAGACACGAAATGTTTGAAGGTTACAAAGCAAGCCGTTCAGCAATGCCCGAAGATATGATTCCACAAATTAATAGAATAAAAGAGATTATTTCCGCATTCAGAATTCCACTTTACATAAAACCCGGATTTGAAGCTGATGATATTATTGGAACTGCTGTAAAATTAGCTGAGCAAAATAATTTAGAATCTTTTGCTGTAACTCCCGATAAAGATTATATTCAATTAGTTTCGGAAAATATTAAACTAATAAAAACCGGAAAATCAAACGATGAACTTATAATTACCGATGTAGAAAAAGTAAAAGAAGAATTAGGATTTGAACCAATTTATATGATTGATTATTTGGCATTAGTTGGTGATTCATCAGATGATATTCCCGGAGTTGCCGGAATTGGGCCTAAATCAGCCCAGCCATTAATTCAAAAATTTGGTCACCTTGAAAATATTTATGAAAATTTGGATAAAATTGATAAAGTGGCAATTAAAAATAAACTTGAACAAAATAGAGAAAACGCATATCTCTCAAAAAGATTGGCAACAATTGTAACAAATGTTGAAATGGATTTTGATTTCGAAACCAAAATTAAAAATCCAGATTTTGAAAAATTGCAATCAATTTTCAATGAATTAGAATTTAAAACACTTTTTGATAAAGTAAAAAAATTATATAATTCTCAATCAGTTGAACAAGTTGAAGAAATTCAAACAGAGAAAAAAGTTTTTGAAAAAGGGAAAGTAAATTATCATCTAATCACAACGAAAAAAGGCGCAGAAAATCTCGCATCACTTCTAGAAAAAAGTGATGAATTTGTGTTCGATACAGAAACAGATTCACTTGATACTATTGATTTAAACATTGCCGGTGCTTCTTTCTGTTTGAAAAAAGGTGAAGCATATTTTATTGCAATTAATCCAAATATGAAAAATAATTCACTTTTTGAGTATGATTTAAGCAATCGATTAGATGTAGAAATTTTTATAAAAATATTTAAGCCAATTTTCGAAAATGAATCGATTAAGAAAATTTGTCAAAACGGGAAATATGATTTAAGCGTTTTAAAACGTTATGAAATAAATTTAAAAGGATTTTACTTTGATACAATGCTAGCAAGTTATTTACTCGATCCAGATCAGAAACATGGAATGGATGCGCTTTCTGAAAAATATTTAAATTACGAACCGATTCATCTTAAAGATTTATACGATGTTAACAAATATCCGACGCAAATATTTTCTGTTGAGCCGGAAAAACTTAATGAATATGCGAGCGAAGATGCAGATGTAACTTTTCAGCTTTATACAAAGTTTAAGAATGAACTTAAAAATAATGATTTGGATGAAGTAGCTTATTCTATTGAGTTTCCACTTGTACCGGTTTTAGAAAATATGGAAAGAACCGGAGTTAGAATTGATAAAAAAGGTTTGAACGATTTCAGTATTGATTTAGAAAAAATGATTTCAAAATCAACAGAAAATATTTATAATTTTGCCGGTGAAACTTTTAATATAAATTCTACAAAACAACTTCAAACTTTACTTTTCGAAAAATTAAAACTTAAGCCGACAAAAAAAACAAAAACCGGATTTTCGACTGATGCAAAATCTTTAGAATTACATCAGGGTGAACATGAAATTGTTGATGAACTTTTAAATTATCGTCAATTATCAAAATTGAAATCAACTTATGCAGATTCACTTCCCAAATTAATTCATCCGCAAACTGGGAAAGTCCATACTACGTATAGTCAAACTGTTGCTTCAACCGGAAGACTTTCAAGTTTAAATCCAAATTTGCAGAATATTCCAATCAGATCTGAACTTGGCAAGGAAATTAGAAAAGCATTTATTCCAACCGATGAAAATTATTTAATTCTCAGTGCCGATTACAGTCAAATTGAATTAAGAATTATGGCTCATTTAAGCAAAGATGAAGCTCTAATTGATGCGTTTGAAAAAGGCGAAGATATTCACAGAGCAACTGCCGCTTTAGTTTTTTCTGTAAAACCGGAAGATGTAACTCCGGATATGAGAAGAAAAGCCAAAGAAGTAAATTTTGGAATTTTATATGGAATTGGAGCTTTCGGTCTTGCTGGAAGATTAGGAATTCCAAGAAGTCATGCTCAAGAAGTAATTGATACATATTTTAAGACTTTTAAAAATGTAAAAGGAATGATGGATACTTTAATTGAAGAAACTAAGAAAAATAGTTTTGCTAAAACAATTATTGGAAGAAGAAGGTTTTTGAGAAATATAAATTCAAGCAACCGAGTTGTTCGTCAGTTTGAAGAAAGAGTTGCGATAAATATGCCAATTCAAGGAGCTGCCGCAGATTTAATAAAATTGGCAATGATAAACATTCACAATGAACTGGAAAAAAGAAAAACGAAAACTAAAATGATTTTACAAGTTCACGATGAATTACTTTTTGATATTCACAAAAATGAAGTCGATGAATTGCGACCAATAATTAAAAATATTATGGAAACTTCTATGAAATTTAATGTACCAATTGTTGTAGATACCGGAATTGGAAAGAATTGGTTGGAAGCGCATTAG